In Halorubellus sp. JP-L1, one DNA window encodes the following:
- a CDS encoding SDR family NAD(P)-dependent oxidoreductase, with protein sequence MSTGQFSVDGDVAIVTGSSSGIGRVIAERFADDGVDVVVCSREMENVEPVAEGIEDSDRPGSAHAVECDVTDRDAVEALVEATVEAFGGVDVLVNNAGASFMANFEDISPNGWETIVEINLTGTYHCIQAAEEHLKDASGSVINLSSVAGQQGAPWMSHYAAAKAGVENLTKSLAFEWADDDVRVNAIAPGFVATPGVASQMGVTADEVDRDEVKRRIGVSEEIADVAQFLASEASSYVVGQTITAAGVPDIMESPEV encoded by the coding sequence ATGTCGACAGGTCAGTTCAGCGTGGACGGCGACGTGGCGATCGTCACCGGGTCGTCGTCGGGTATCGGGCGAGTCATCGCCGAGCGGTTCGCGGACGACGGCGTGGACGTCGTCGTCTGCTCGCGGGAGATGGAGAACGTCGAACCGGTCGCGGAGGGGATCGAGGACTCGGACCGACCGGGGAGCGCGCACGCCGTCGAGTGCGACGTCACCGACCGCGACGCCGTCGAGGCGCTCGTGGAAGCGACCGTCGAGGCGTTCGGTGGCGTCGACGTCCTCGTGAACAACGCGGGCGCGTCGTTCATGGCGAACTTCGAGGACATCAGCCCGAACGGCTGGGAGACCATCGTCGAGATCAACCTCACCGGCACCTACCACTGCATCCAGGCCGCCGAGGAGCACCTGAAGGACGCCAGTGGGTCGGTCATCAACCTCTCCTCGGTCGCGGGCCAGCAGGGCGCGCCGTGGATGAGTCACTACGCGGCCGCGAAGGCGGGCGTGGAGAACCTCACGAAGTCGCTCGCGTTCGAGTGGGCGGACGACGACGTGCGCGTGAACGCCATCGCGCCCGGGTTCGTCGCCACGCCCGGCGTCGCCAGCCAGATGGGCGTCACCGCCGACGAGGTCGACCGCGACGAGGTGAAGCGCCGCATCGGCGTGAGCGAGGAGATCGCCGACGTCGCGCAGTTCCTCGCCTCGGAGGCGTCGTCGTACGTCGTCGGCCAGACGATCACGGCCGCTGGCGTCCCGGACATCATGGAGAGCCCGGAGGTCTGA
- a CDS encoding ABC transporter ATP-binding protein: MLSDPVPSGNVANPDDETPFEAYRVDVDRPLARLFREYGIPRWPWLLAGILSNFVSRAALLIPPVVLGTAIDAVFSPDGADRYALPLVPPAWLPSTQVEQFWFSVWLIAGAFLVGTAARWVWGVTMNTFAHSVMHAVRTDTYSAMQDLDMSFFDDKETGEVMSILNNDASNLETFLDDALSEALRLVVMVLGIAGILFFYNAQLAAVTLLFVPLMGAFTLWFMRKAEPRYRRVRQAVGDLNTRLENGLAGIQLVKTTGTEAHETGRVRGASRELYDANMSILVLSYFYRPGMGFLAGLSFATTFLVGGLWIFQGAPGPLSGDLSVGEFVIFVFMTQRFVEPLSQVSNIVDWYENAKASGKRVFGLMDVPPHVTEREDAIDMEDVDGHVAYDDVTFSYDGEDQPVLRGVSIDASPGETVALVGSTGAGKSTTLKLLMRLYDVNDGAVEVDGRDVRDVTLSSLRRHVGYVGQDSFLFDGTIAENVRYGRFDADRGEVERAAELAEAHEFITDLPEGYDTRVGERGVKLSGGQRQRLAIARVVLQDPPILVLDEATSDVDTETELRIQSSLDELAADRTTFAIAHRLSTVKDADRIVVLEAGRVVERGTHEELLAADGRYATLWSVQTGELDDPDDDLL; the protein is encoded by the coding sequence ATGCTGTCCGACCCGGTGCCTTCGGGCAACGTGGCCAATCCCGACGACGAGACGCCGTTCGAGGCGTACCGGGTCGACGTCGACCGACCCCTCGCGCGCCTGTTCCGCGAGTACGGCATCCCGCGGTGGCCGTGGCTGCTCGCCGGCATCCTCTCGAACTTCGTCTCCCGCGCGGCACTCCTGATCCCGCCGGTCGTGCTCGGCACCGCGATCGACGCGGTGTTCTCGCCCGACGGCGCCGACCGGTACGCGCTCCCGCTCGTCCCGCCCGCGTGGCTTCCATCGACGCAGGTCGAACAGTTCTGGTTCTCCGTCTGGCTCATCGCCGGCGCGTTCCTCGTCGGCACCGCCGCCCGCTGGGTGTGGGGCGTGACGATGAACACGTTCGCGCACAGCGTCATGCACGCCGTCCGCACCGACACGTACAGCGCGATGCAGGACCTCGACATGTCGTTCTTCGACGACAAGGAGACCGGGGAAGTCATGAGCATCCTGAACAACGACGCCTCGAACCTCGAGACGTTCCTCGACGACGCGCTCTCGGAGGCGCTCCGACTGGTCGTGATGGTGCTCGGCATCGCCGGCATCCTCTTCTTCTACAACGCCCAGCTCGCCGCGGTCACGCTCCTGTTCGTCCCCCTCATGGGCGCGTTCACGCTCTGGTTCATGCGGAAGGCCGAACCTCGATATCGGCGCGTCCGGCAAGCCGTCGGCGACCTGAACACGCGCCTGGAGAACGGCCTCGCTGGCATCCAGCTCGTCAAGACCACCGGGACCGAAGCCCACGAGACCGGGCGCGTCCGCGGCGCCTCTCGCGAACTCTACGACGCGAACATGTCGATCCTCGTGCTCTCGTACTTCTACCGACCAGGGATGGGGTTCCTCGCCGGGCTGTCGTTCGCGACGACGTTCCTCGTCGGCGGCCTCTGGATCTTCCAGGGGGCGCCCGGGCCGCTATCGGGCGACCTGTCGGTCGGCGAGTTCGTCATCTTCGTGTTCATGACCCAGCGGTTCGTCGAACCGCTCTCGCAGGTGTCGAACATCGTCGACTGGTACGAGAACGCGAAGGCCAGCGGGAAGCGCGTGTTCGGGCTCATGGACGTCCCGCCGCACGTCACCGAACGCGAGGACGCGATAGACATGGAGGACGTCGACGGCCACGTCGCGTACGACGACGTGACGTTCTCGTACGACGGCGAGGACCAGCCCGTCCTCCGCGGGGTCTCCATCGACGCCAGTCCCGGCGAGACCGTCGCGCTCGTCGGCTCCACGGGCGCCGGGAAGTCCACGACGCTCAAGCTCCTCATGCGACTTTACGACGTGAACGACGGCGCCGTCGAGGTCGACGGCCGCGACGTCCGCGACGTCACGCTGTCGTCGCTCCGCCGGCACGTCGGGTACGTCGGCCAGGACTCGTTCCTCTTCGACGGCACCATCGCGGAGAACGTCCGCTACGGGCGGTTCGACGCCGACCGCGGGGAGGTCGAGCGCGCCGCCGAACTCGCCGAAGCCCACGAGTTCATCACCGACCTCCCCGAGGGCTACGACACGCGCGTCGGCGAACGCGGCGTGAAGCTCTCGGGCGGCCAACGCCAGCGGCTCGCGATCGCTCGCGTCGTCCTCCAGGACCCGCCGATCCTCGTGCTCGACGAGGCCACCTCGGACGTCGACACCGAGACCGAACTCCGCATCCAGTCCAGTCTCGACGAACTCGCCGCCGACAGGACGACGTTCGCGATCGCGCACCGGCTGTCGACCGTGAAGGACGCCGACCGGATCGTCGTCCTCGAGGCCGGGCGCGTCGTCGAACGCGGCACGCACGAGGAGCTGTTGGCCGCCGACGGCCGGTACGCGACGCTGTGGAGCGTCCAGACCGGTGAACTCGACGACCCCGACGACGACTTGCTCTGA
- a CDS encoding TIGR04024 family LLM class F420-dependent oxidoreductase produces MTEYHVHLPVAAQDSVQDFVDMAVRAEELGYEAVWLPETWGRDAVTIMTCIAQATDEVLVGSSIMNVYSRSPALLAQTAATLQEVSDGRFRMGIGPSGPAVIEGWHGIDFGNPLRRTREYVEIAKTVLRGEELDYEGEYFNLSGFRLRSDAPEPRPKIDVAAMGPKAVELAGRFADGWHAILFTPEAMADRVADFERGTDLGDRDRSEQDVTLSLTCCALEDGERARELTAQHAAFYVGAMGTYYRDSLARQGYEDEAHDVAAKWMNGDREAAIDVFSDEMLDDFTAAGTPQRARDELGKFADVDGVDNVSIGFPRAASTAEIDATLEAFAPE; encoded by the coding sequence ATGACGGAGTATCACGTTCACTTGCCGGTCGCGGCACAGGACTCCGTGCAGGACTTCGTCGACATGGCGGTCCGCGCGGAGGAACTCGGGTACGAGGCGGTCTGGCTCCCGGAGACGTGGGGTCGGGACGCCGTCACGATCATGACCTGCATCGCGCAGGCGACCGACGAGGTGCTCGTCGGGTCCTCGATCATGAACGTCTACTCGCGGTCGCCGGCGCTGCTCGCCCAGACCGCGGCGACGCTCCAGGAGGTCTCCGACGGTCGATTCCGCATGGGCATCGGTCCCTCCGGTCCCGCAGTAATCGAGGGCTGGCACGGCATCGACTTCGGGAATCCGCTCCGGCGGACGCGCGAGTACGTCGAGATCGCGAAGACGGTGCTGCGCGGCGAGGAACTCGACTACGAGGGCGAGTACTTCAACCTCAGCGGGTTCCGCCTGCGTTCGGACGCCCCGGAGCCCCGACCGAAGATCGACGTCGCCGCGATGGGACCGAAGGCGGTCGAACTCGCCGGGCGGTTCGCGGACGGCTGGCACGCCATCCTCTTCACGCCCGAGGCGATGGCCGACCGCGTCGCGGACTTCGAGCGCGGTACCGACCTGGGTGACCGCGACCGGAGCGAGCAGGACGTCACGCTCTCGCTGACGTGCTGCGCGCTCGAGGACGGCGAGCGCGCTCGCGAACTGACCGCCCAGCACGCCGCGTTCTACGTCGGCGCGATGGGGACGTACTACCGCGACTCGCTCGCACGGCAGGGTTACGAGGACGAGGCGCACGACGTCGCCGCGAAGTGGATGAACGGCGACCGCGAGGCCGCCATCGACGTCTTCAGCGACGAGATGCTCGACGACTTCACCGCCGCCGGCACCCCCCAGCGCGCCCGCGATGAACTCGGGAAGTTCGCGGACGTCGACGGCGTCGACAACGTCAGCATCGGGTTCCCGCGCGCCGCCTCCACCGCGGAGATCGACGCGACGCTCGAGGCGTTCGCGCCAGAATGA